In Streptomyces sp. NBC_00306, a single genomic region encodes these proteins:
- a CDS encoding tripartite tricarboxylate transporter permease, protein MDSLNSLIDGFGTALTPINLLWAAIGVLLGTAIGVLPGIGPAMAVALLLPVTYGLEPTGAFIMFAGIYYGAMFGGSTTSILLNTPGESAAVVAAIEGNPMAKAGRGAQALAAAAVGHFAGGMIGTILLVVLAPTVAELAVDIGAPDYFAIMVLAFIAVTSVLGSSRIRGLASLLIGLTLGLVGLDQMTGQQRLTFGSLQLADGIDVVIVAVGLFAIGEALWVAAHLRRSSGEPIPVGRPWLGRSDVRRTWKSWLRGPVIGFPFGAIPAGGAEIPTFLSYVTEKRLSKHKEEFGKGAIEGVAGPESAASASAAGTLVSMLTLGLPTTAVAAVMLAAFQQYGIQPGPLLFEREPDLVWGLIASLFVGMVLLLALNLPLAPVWAKLLRIPRPYLYAGILFFAGVGAYAVGGEALDLVILLIIGLIGFGMRRYGLPVLPAVIGVILGPAAEQQLRRALQISDGSVSGLVDTPFSVTVYAVIVILLAWPLIRKVIPGRGRTAA, encoded by the coding sequence ATGGACTCCCTCAACTCCCTCATCGACGGCTTCGGCACCGCGCTGACCCCGATCAATCTGCTGTGGGCCGCGATAGGCGTGCTGCTCGGCACCGCGATCGGGGTGCTGCCCGGCATCGGACCGGCCATGGCCGTGGCCCTGCTGCTGCCGGTGACATACGGGCTCGAGCCCACCGGTGCGTTCATCATGTTCGCGGGCATCTACTACGGCGCGATGTTCGGCGGCTCCACCACCTCGATCCTGCTGAACACCCCCGGCGAGAGCGCCGCCGTCGTCGCCGCCATCGAAGGCAATCCGATGGCCAAGGCGGGCCGCGGAGCACAGGCGCTGGCGGCCGCGGCCGTCGGCCACTTCGCCGGCGGCATGATCGGCACCATCCTGCTCGTCGTGCTCGCGCCGACCGTCGCCGAACTCGCGGTGGACATCGGCGCACCCGACTACTTCGCCATCATGGTGCTGGCGTTCATCGCGGTCACGTCCGTCCTCGGCTCCTCCCGCATCCGCGGTCTGGCCTCGCTGCTGATCGGCCTCACGCTCGGACTCGTCGGCCTGGACCAGATGACCGGACAGCAGCGGCTCACCTTCGGCTCGCTGCAACTCGCCGACGGCATCGACGTCGTCATCGTCGCCGTCGGACTCTTCGCCATCGGCGAGGCCCTGTGGGTCGCCGCCCATCTGCGCCGCAGCAGCGGCGAACCCATCCCGGTCGGCCGGCCCTGGCTCGGCAGGTCGGACGTCCGGCGTACCTGGAAGTCATGGCTGCGCGGCCCCGTCATCGGCTTCCCGTTCGGTGCGATCCCGGCCGGTGGAGCGGAGATCCCGACCTTCCTGTCGTACGTCACCGAGAAGCGGCTGTCCAAGCACAAGGAGGAGTTCGGCAAGGGCGCCATCGAAGGGGTCGCGGGGCCCGAGTCGGCGGCCTCGGCGTCGGCCGCGGGCACCCTGGTGTCGATGCTGACCCTCGGTCTGCCGACCACCGCGGTCGCGGCCGTGATGCTGGCCGCGTTCCAGCAGTACGGGATCCAGCCCGGCCCGTTGCTCTTCGAGCGCGAGCCGGACCTGGTGTGGGGTCTGATCGCCTCGCTCTTCGTCGGCATGGTGCTGCTGCTCGCGCTGAACCTGCCGCTGGCGCCCGTGTGGGCGAAGCTGCTGCGCATCCCGCGCCCGTACCTGTACGCCGGCATCCTGTTCTTCGCCGGTGTCGGCGCGTACGCGGTCGGCGGCGAGGCGCTCGACCTGGTCATCCTGCTGATCATCGGCCTGATCGGCTTCGGGATGCGGAGGTACGGACTTCCCGTGCTGCCGGCGGTGATCGGTGTGATCCTCGGCCCGGCCGCCGAACAGCAACTGCGGCGCGCGCTCCAGATCAGCGACGGCAGTGTGAGCGGCCTGGTCGACACGCCGTTCTCGGTGACGGTGTACGCCGTGATCGTGATCCTGCTGGCGTGGCCGCTGATCAGGAAGGTGATCCCCGGACGCGGTCGCACCGCGGCATGA
- a CDS encoding polysaccharide deacetylase family protein, protein MYHAVAHRPSEETLGLSVTPDAFAEQLDLLHKRGFTPVTTSELAGAWRSGGSRPLPHRPVLITFDDGYEGVHRHALPVLAGHGFTSTLFVSTGWLRGEHNEGGALDTMLDWDQVRELAAAGTEIGGHTHTHPQMDQLDDERLRYETVRCRDIIAGELGGPPVSFAYPYGYSSRRVRRTVREAGFTQSLAVGNALARRAQGPYALERVTVRRSTDIAEFEQLIEGRAVARNFARDRALTKGYAVVRRTRRAVTLLREART, encoded by the coding sequence ATGTACCACGCCGTCGCGCACCGACCGTCCGAGGAGACGCTCGGTCTCTCGGTCACCCCTGACGCCTTCGCCGAGCAGCTCGATCTGCTCCACAAGCGCGGGTTCACGCCGGTGACGACGTCGGAGCTGGCCGGTGCCTGGCGGTCGGGCGGCAGCCGTCCGCTGCCGCACCGGCCGGTGCTGATCACCTTCGACGACGGCTACGAGGGCGTGCACCGGCACGCCCTTCCCGTCCTCGCCGGACACGGATTCACCTCGACGCTGTTCGTCTCGACCGGCTGGCTGCGCGGTGAACACAACGAGGGCGGCGCGCTCGACACGATGCTCGACTGGGACCAGGTGCGTGAACTGGCCGCCGCGGGCACGGAGATCGGCGGCCACACCCACACCCATCCCCAGATGGACCAGCTCGACGACGAGCGGCTGCGGTACGAGACCGTCCGCTGCCGCGACATCATCGCCGGTGAACTGGGCGGGCCGCCCGTCTCCTTCGCCTACCCCTACGGCTACTCCAGCCGCCGGGTACGGCGGACGGTCCGGGAGGCGGGCTTCACCCAGTCGCTCGCCGTGGGCAACGCACTCGCCCGCCGCGCCCAGGGCCCGTACGCCCTGGAACGCGTGACCGTACGGCGCAGCACGGACATCGCGGAGTTCGAGCAGTTGATCGAAGGGCGGGCCGTCGCCAGGAACTTCGCCAGGGACCGTGCCCTCACCAAGGGGTACGCCGTCGTGCGCAGGACACGCCGGGCCGTGACACTGCTCCGGGAGGCCCGCACCTGA
- a CDS encoding Bug family tripartite tricarboxylate transporter substrate binding protein has product MRLRTPLALLGAALLVLVGPPLLSAGKGSDTGTQIPGLRFMVPNTPGGGYDITARTAAKNAEDAELTHNVEVFNLPGAGGTVGLTRLVGERGNGRLAMSMGLGVVGAVHTNKSPKTLADTTPIARLTEEPDIVVVSKDSPYKTIGDLLAAWKKNPGKLPVGGGSSPGGPDHLAPMLMAQAAGIAPRTVNYVPFDGGGELLASILGNKVAFGVSGVGEYLDQIKAGELRLLAVTGPKRVPGLDAPTLREAGLDTEFTNWRGIVAPPGLSDAERDKLVALISELHDSEQWKESMKKNGWDDAFLAGEKFGDFLDAQDKSVDSVLKELGL; this is encoded by the coding sequence GTGCGATTGCGCACTCCCCTCGCCCTGCTCGGGGCAGCGTTGCTGGTGCTCGTGGGGCCGCCGCTGCTCTCCGCGGGGAAGGGTTCCGACACCGGTACCCAGATCCCGGGCCTGCGCTTCATGGTCCCGAACACACCCGGCGGCGGCTACGACATCACGGCCCGTACGGCGGCCAAGAACGCCGAGGACGCCGAACTCACCCACAACGTCGAGGTGTTCAACCTGCCCGGCGCGGGCGGCACGGTCGGACTGACCCGGCTCGTCGGCGAACGCGGCAACGGCAGGCTCGCCATGTCCATGGGACTGGGCGTCGTCGGTGCCGTCCACACCAACAAATCGCCCAAGACGCTCGCCGACACCACCCCGATCGCCCGGCTCACCGAGGAGCCCGACATCGTCGTGGTCTCCAAGGACTCGCCGTACAAGACGATCGGGGACCTGCTCGCCGCCTGGAAGAAGAACCCGGGCAAACTGCCGGTCGGCGGCGGTTCGTCACCCGGCGGGCCCGACCATCTCGCGCCGATGCTGATGGCGCAGGCGGCGGGGATCGCGCCCCGGACCGTCAACTACGTCCCCTTCGACGGCGGCGGCGAACTGCTCGCCTCGATCCTCGGCAACAAGGTCGCCTTCGGTGTCTCGGGCGTCGGGGAGTACCTCGACCAGATCAAGGCCGGTGAGCTGCGGCTGCTCGCCGTCACCGGCCCGAAACGGGTACCCGGACTCGATGCGCCCACGTTGCGTGAGGCCGGGCTGGACACGGAGTTCACCAACTGGCGCGGCATCGTCGCCCCGCCCGGCCTCTCCGACGCCGAGCGCGACAAGCTCGTCGCCCTGATCAGCGAACTCCACGACTCCGAGCAGTGGAAGGAGTCGATGAAGAAGAACGGCTGGGACGACGCGTTCCTCGCCGGGGAGAAGTTCGGCGACTTCCTCGACGCGCAGGACAAGAGCGTCGACTCGGTGCTGAAGGAGCTGGGACTGTGA
- a CDS encoding pyridoxamine 5'-phosphate oxidase family protein, whose product MALSREEREQFLAEPHVAALAVDEGEKERAPLTVPIWYQYAPGGDIWIMTGRDSRKGRAIAQAGRFCLMIDRLEPTIRYVSVEGPVTETIPATRELLQEISARYLPADKVDAYVDMAWKSHGEQVVIHMQPQRWVSSDLGSL is encoded by the coding sequence GTGGCCTTGAGCCGTGAAGAGCGTGAGCAGTTCCTCGCCGAGCCCCATGTCGCGGCGCTGGCCGTGGACGAGGGGGAGAAGGAGCGAGCGCCGCTGACCGTGCCGATCTGGTATCAGTACGCGCCCGGTGGTGACATCTGGATCATGACGGGGCGCGACTCCCGGAAAGGGCGGGCCATCGCGCAGGCAGGGCGGTTCTGCCTGATGATCGACCGCTTGGAGCCCACCATCCGGTACGTCTCCGTCGAAGGGCCCGTCACCGAGACGATCCCCGCCACCCGAGAGCTTCTTCAGGAGATCTCGGCACGCTATCTGCCGGCCGACAAGGTCGACGCCTACGTCGACATGGCCTGGAAGAGCCACGGCGAGCAGGTGGTCATCCATATGCAGCCGCAGCGCTGGGTCAGCTCGGACCTCGGCTCACTCTGA
- a CDS encoding response regulator, whose protein sequence is MNVLVVDDDFMVAKLHSRYVSATEGFRVVGVAHSGAEALRAAERLRPELVLLDIYLPDMDGISVLRELRAAEERDETRGSVDALFITAARDAGLVRAALRAGALHYLIKPFNQAALQEQLRHVASLRSRFDRLGEARQEDVDQIFGTRPPGSRELPKGLAPHTAELVERILREHAGDLSASECAEAGSLSRVSARRYLEYFAAVGRAEVTLRYGGTGRPERRYRLTGG, encoded by the coding sequence ATGAACGTGCTGGTGGTGGACGACGACTTCATGGTCGCCAAGCTGCACAGCCGCTATGTGTCCGCGACGGAAGGTTTCAGGGTCGTCGGTGTGGCCCACAGCGGCGCCGAAGCGCTGCGCGCGGCCGAGCGTCTGCGGCCCGAGCTCGTGCTCCTCGACATCTATCTGCCCGACATGGACGGGATCAGCGTGCTGCGCGAGCTGCGGGCGGCCGAGGAGCGCGACGAGACGCGGGGAAGCGTGGACGCGCTGTTCATCACGGCCGCCCGGGACGCCGGCCTGGTGCGGGCGGCGCTGCGCGCGGGGGCGCTGCACTATCTGATCAAGCCGTTCAACCAGGCGGCACTGCAGGAGCAGCTGCGACACGTGGCATCGCTGCGGTCCCGCTTCGACCGGCTGGGCGAGGCGCGGCAGGAGGACGTCGACCAGATCTTCGGCACCCGGCCGCCGGGTTCGCGCGAACTGCCCAAAGGACTGGCCCCGCACACGGCCGAACTGGTGGAGCGGATCCTGCGGGAGCACGCGGGCGATCTGTCGGCGTCCGAGTGCGCGGAGGCGGGCTCGCTGTCCCGGGTGAGCGCGCGCCGGTACCTGGAGTACTTCGCCGCGGTCGGCCGGGCGGAGGTCACGCTGCGCTACGGCGGCACGGGCCGGCCGGAGCGACGGTACCGCCTGACGGGGGGCTGA
- a CDS encoding GNAT family N-acetyltransferase, which yields MTVIVRDFRREDAPAVCRVARTVLPYEVTTPEAVLFDVERANPAKHHRLLVAERDGEIVGTASAGVAYDATEPGVSSVAPLVLPGHRRHGVGGLLLRTAEEHLAGVGAATAYAWVADEPASRAFAEHRGYRPSRSAHFQRLDLANGTLPPPPPLPAGVELRTVADFAADPRPMFRADAETTSDEPGDISVDFDDYDDWLNHTWHHPLLDHELSTVVMVDGEVAAFTAAQSDGGTRYLSGMTGTLRAHRGRGFAKLAKSDSLRRARAAGYTEAFTSNDADNGPMLAVNTWFGYEICATEVRHARSLG from the coding sequence ATGACTGTGATCGTCCGTGATTTCCGCCGCGAGGACGCACCCGCTGTGTGCCGGGTGGCGCGTACCGTGCTGCCGTACGAGGTGACGACACCCGAGGCCGTCCTGTTCGACGTGGAGAGGGCCAACCCCGCGAAGCACCACCGGCTGTTGGTCGCCGAGCGGGACGGGGAGATCGTCGGCACGGCTTCGGCGGGCGTGGCGTACGACGCGACGGAGCCGGGGGTGTCGTCCGTCGCGCCCTTGGTCCTGCCCGGGCACCGTCGTCATGGCGTCGGGGGCCTGTTGTTGCGCACCGCCGAGGAGCATCTGGCCGGCGTCGGCGCGGCGACCGCGTACGCCTGGGTGGCCGACGAACCCGCCTCGCGCGCCTTCGCCGAGCACCGCGGCTACCGGCCGTCCCGCTCGGCGCACTTCCAGCGGCTGGACCTGGCGAACGGCACACTGCCGCCCCCGCCCCCGCTGCCGGCGGGCGTCGAGCTGCGTACGGTCGCGGACTTCGCGGCCGACCCGCGGCCGATGTTCCGGGCCGACGCGGAGACCACGTCCGACGAGCCGGGTGACATCTCCGTCGACTTCGACGACTACGACGACTGGCTCAACCACACCTGGCACCATCCGCTGCTCGACCACGAGCTCAGCACGGTCGTGATGGTGGACGGCGAGGTCGCCGCGTTCACCGCCGCCCAGTCGGACGGCGGTACGCGCTATCTCTCCGGCATGACCGGCACGCTGCGCGCCCACCGCGGGCGCGGTTTCGCCAAGCTCGCCAAGTCCGACTCGCTGCGCAGAGCCCGGGCCGCGGGCTACACGGAGGCGTTCACCAGCAACGACGCCGACAACGGACCGATGCTGGCGGTCAACACCTGGTTCGGCTACGAGATCTGTGCGACGGAGGTACGCCATGCCCGCAGCCTCGGTTGA
- a CDS encoding DUF5925 domain-containing protein: MSAQPQDALPIRLNVDDSDSPSDVVDALFLGRFATGEQPHSHSSSIDRVKSGATLLPPSATVLRSARDDDRSAVLAEGEGWTLLVSRWNRGADVTVTAVSEELAEKILKATTDGAEDEPEPQPENVTMGFWYVSPRRGPHRTTRQIAAGTWEEVRSNYTAPVADAMDRLMKVTPDDIAGRLLLLHGPPGTGKTSALRTLARSWRDWCQVDCVLDPERLFNDVGYLMDIAIGEDDGTAKGRWRLLLLEDCDELIRGEAKHTAGQALSRLLNLTDGLLGQGRNVLVGVTTNEDLERLHPAVVRPGRCLARIEVGSLTRTEAVNWLGTEEGVGREGATLAELYALRRGHSPASVPNQQGVDAGLYL, encoded by the coding sequence ATGTCCGCACAGCCTCAAGACGCACTGCCGATCCGGCTCAACGTCGACGACAGCGATTCGCCGTCGGATGTCGTCGACGCGCTGTTCCTCGGCCGTTTCGCGACGGGCGAGCAGCCGCACTCCCACAGCTCCTCCATCGACCGCGTCAAGTCCGGGGCCACCCTGCTGCCGCCGTCGGCCACCGTGCTGCGCTCGGCCCGCGACGACGACCGCAGTGCCGTGCTCGCCGAGGGCGAGGGCTGGACCCTGCTGGTGTCCCGCTGGAACCGCGGGGCCGATGTCACGGTGACGGCGGTCAGCGAGGAGCTGGCGGAGAAGATCCTCAAGGCGACGACGGACGGCGCGGAGGACGAACCCGAGCCGCAGCCGGAGAACGTGACGATGGGGTTCTGGTACGTCTCCCCGCGGCGCGGCCCGCACCGCACGACCCGCCAGATCGCCGCCGGCACCTGGGAAGAGGTGCGGTCCAACTACACGGCGCCGGTGGCCGACGCGATGGACCGGCTGATGAAGGTGACGCCCGACGACATCGCGGGCCGGCTGCTCCTGCTGCACGGCCCGCCGGGCACGGGCAAGACGTCCGCGCTGCGCACGCTGGCCCGGTCCTGGCGGGACTGGTGCCAGGTCGACTGCGTACTGGACCCGGAGCGGCTGTTCAACGACGTCGGCTATCTGATGGACATCGCGATCGGCGAGGACGACGGCACCGCCAAGGGACGCTGGCGGCTGCTGCTCCTGGAGGACTGCGACGAGCTGATCCGCGGCGAGGCCAAGCACACGGCGGGCCAGGCACTGTCCCGACTGCTCAACCTCACCGACGGGCTGCTCGGACAGGGCCGGAACGTCCTGGTGGGCGTCACGACCAACGAGGACCTGGAGCGCCTCCACCCGGCGGTGGTCCGCCCGGGCCGCTGTCTGGCCCGCATCGAGGTGGGCTCGCTGACCCGCACGGAGGCGGTGAACTGGCTGGGCACGGAGGAGGGCGTGGGCCGCGAGGGCGCGACCCTGGCCGAGCTGTACGCCCTGCGCCGCGGCCACAGCCCGGCGTCGGTCCCGAACCAGCAGGGCGTGGACGCGGGGCTGTACCTCTAG
- a CDS encoding tripartite tricarboxylate transporter TctB family protein, which yields MTTTDTTEAPGPRRSWLRDHSELGVGVLLLAIGVLVLTDALTMDVDIAQRGPVGPRTVPLVVGIGLVLVAVLLTVDVLRGGRGEAEGGEDIDLSEPSDWRTVLLLAGVFLAFAVLIGPVGFPIAGALLFWGAAFALGSRHLDRDPLIAAVLSLLTYIVFNNMLGVPLPGGPLMEVL from the coding sequence GTGACCACCACGGACACCACAGAGGCACCGGGGCCCCGCCGCTCCTGGCTGCGCGATCACTCCGAACTGGGCGTCGGCGTCCTGCTGCTGGCCATCGGTGTGCTCGTCCTCACCGACGCGCTGACCATGGACGTCGACATCGCCCAGCGCGGGCCCGTCGGACCCAGGACCGTGCCGCTCGTCGTCGGCATCGGCCTGGTGCTCGTCGCCGTACTGCTCACCGTCGACGTCCTGCGCGGCGGACGCGGGGAGGCGGAGGGCGGCGAGGACATCGATCTGTCCGAACCGAGCGACTGGCGCACGGTACTGCTGCTGGCCGGAGTCTTCCTGGCCTTCGCCGTGCTCATCGGGCCGGTCGGCTTCCCCATAGCCGGAGCACTGCTGTTCTGGGGCGCCGCCTTCGCCCTCGGCAGCAGGCACCTCGACCGCGACCCGCTGATCGCCGCTGTCCTCTCCCTCCTCACGTACATCGTGTTCAACAACATGCTCGGTGTCCCGCTGCCGGGCGGTCCGCTGATGGAGGTGCTGTAG
- a CDS encoding GntR family transcriptional regulator, whose protein sequence is MTLKIAIDADSATAPYEQLRAQISARARSGRLPVGYKLPTVRGLAEELGLASNTVAKAYRALEGDGVIETRGRNGTFVAAAGDAAERRAAVAAGEYAAEARRLGLTRAAAEAAVSDALRAAYGT, encoded by the coding sequence GTGACCTTGAAGATCGCCATCGACGCGGACTCCGCGACCGCCCCGTACGAACAACTGCGCGCGCAGATTTCCGCCCGGGCCCGGTCCGGGCGGCTGCCTGTCGGGTACAAGCTGCCCACCGTGCGCGGGCTGGCGGAGGAGCTGGGGCTGGCGTCGAACACGGTCGCCAAGGCGTACCGCGCGCTGGAGGGGGACGGGGTGATCGAGACGCGCGGGCGGAACGGGACGTTCGTGGCGGCTGCGGGGGACGCCGCCGAGCGGCGGGCCGCCGTGGCGGCGGGGGAGTACGCGGCGGAGGCACGGCGCCTCGGACTGACGCGGGCGGCTGCGGAGGCCGCCGTCTCGGACGCGCTGCGCGCGGCGTACGGCACCTGA
- a CDS encoding DUF402 domain-containing protein: MPAASVEVRLVKAGATKIRYPADLIADDGTHLVVRAAWASGGVRDFGFVRFEPGDVFTEHYWRDRWYAVKEVRTGDGTFKGWYCDVTRPARLVDGELSVEDLDLDLWVSADGSAILRLDEDEFADSGLAGRDPEAAAQAVRALDELELLARQGALAELSARYGEV; encoded by the coding sequence ATGCCCGCAGCCTCGGTTGAGGTACGGCTCGTCAAGGCGGGCGCCACCAAGATCCGTTACCCGGCGGACCTGATCGCCGACGACGGCACCCATCTCGTGGTCCGCGCGGCCTGGGCGTCCGGCGGAGTGCGTGACTTCGGCTTCGTCCGCTTCGAGCCGGGCGACGTCTTCACCGAGCACTACTGGCGCGACCGGTGGTACGCGGTGAAGGAGGTCCGCACCGGCGACGGCACCTTCAAGGGCTGGTACTGCGATGTGACCAGGCCCGCGCGGCTCGTGGACGGCGAGCTGAGCGTGGAGGACCTGGATCTCGATCTGTGGGTGTCGGCCGACGGATCGGCGATTCTGCGGCTGGACGAGGACGAGTTCGCCGACAGCGGGCTCGCCGGGCGCGATCCCGAGGCCGCCGCGCAGGCGGTCAGGGCGCTCGATGAGCTCGAACTCCTCGCCCGGCAGGGCGCCTTGGCCGAGCTGTCGGCCCGGTACGGCGAGGTGTAG